The following proteins are co-located in the Polystyrenella longa genome:
- a CDS encoding Gfo/Idh/MocA family protein has translation MTKQSRREFLENSMFATAAAYAASSALSQPLMAANKQEKGPNEKYAVAVVGVKGRGQSHISGFTGSPDSEVVALVDPDEKYLNQRADEIAKKTGKRPAVYTDLRKCYEDQAIDIVSIATPNHWHALAAIWAVQAGKHVYVEKPVSHNVSEGRRIVDAARKHGKIVQTGTQSRSMKGTLDVMDFMHQGGVGTISKARGLCYKRRKSIGPKGNYDVPETVDYDLWTGPAPMEELTRPQFHYDWHWQFLYGNGDLGNQGIHQMDLARWGLGVSGIGDSVLSYGGRLGYEDAGDVANTQVSVHNYGDKQLIFEVRGLETELYMDTRVGVIYYGSEGYVVQPSYSSAVAYDLDGQVTEKFTGGGNHFQNFIDAVRANDHTILNADIEEGHYSSALCHLGNISYRLGEKMTVAEVGEKLGDNDEYQETLGRFTQHLKNNGLEGESTEISLGPTLKLEGEEFTGEMAEQASPMLTREYRKGFEVPSAENV, from the coding sequence ATGACGAAACAATCACGTCGCGAGTTTCTGGAAAACTCGATGTTCGCCACGGCAGCTGCTTACGCCGCCAGTTCCGCACTTTCTCAGCCCCTGATGGCTGCCAACAAACAGGAAAAAGGACCGAACGAAAAATATGCGGTCGCCGTAGTTGGTGTTAAAGGCCGAGGTCAGTCACACATCAGTGGCTTCACCGGTTCCCCCGACAGCGAAGTCGTCGCCCTTGTTGATCCAGATGAGAAATACTTGAATCAGCGTGCCGATGAAATTGCCAAGAAAACTGGCAAACGTCCCGCCGTCTACACTGACCTGCGAAAATGTTACGAAGATCAGGCAATCGATATCGTCAGTATCGCGACTCCTAACCACTGGCATGCCCTGGCAGCTATCTGGGCCGTTCAAGCTGGCAAACATGTTTATGTTGAAAAACCAGTCAGCCACAATGTGAGCGAAGGTCGTCGTATTGTCGATGCCGCCCGTAAGCATGGGAAGATCGTGCAGACCGGAACTCAGTCTCGCTCCATGAAAGGGACCCTCGATGTCATGGACTTCATGCATCAGGGTGGAGTCGGAACGATCAGCAAAGCCCGTGGCCTTTGCTACAAACGTCGTAAATCTATCGGTCCTAAAGGCAACTACGATGTGCCCGAAACCGTCGACTACGACCTGTGGACCGGCCCTGCTCCCATGGAGGAACTGACACGTCCTCAGTTCCACTACGATTGGCACTGGCAGTTCCTGTACGGTAACGGTGACCTGGGCAACCAGGGTATTCACCAGATGGACCTCGCTCGCTGGGGTCTGGGAGTCTCCGGTATTGGTGACAGCGTTCTCTCTTACGGTGGACGACTCGGTTACGAAGATGCCGGTGATGTCGCCAACACTCAGGTCAGTGTTCACAACTACGGTGACAAACAACTGATCTTCGAAGTCCGTGGACTCGAAACCGAATTGTACATGGACACCCGCGTCGGCGTGATCTACTACGGTTCAGAAGGTTATGTCGTTCAGCCGAGCTATAGCAGCGCGGTTGCTTACGATCTGGACGGTCAAGTCACTGAGAAGTTCACTGGTGGAGGTAACCACTTCCAGAACTTCATCGACGCCGTTCGCGCCAACGATCATACCATCCTGAACGCTGACATCGAAGAAGGTCACTACTCGAGTGCTCTCTGTCACCTTGGTAATATCTCTTACCGTCTCGGTGAGAAAATGACTGTTGCTGAAGTGGGTGAAAAACTCGGTGACAACGACGAATATCAGGAAACACTGGGTCGATTCACTCAGCACCTGAAAAACAATGGTCTCGAAGGCGAAAGCACTGAGATCTCTCTCGGACCGACACTCAAGCTGGAAGGCGAAGAGTTCACCGGCGAGATGGCTGAGCAAGCCAGCCCCATGCTGACCCGCGAATACCGTAAAGGATTCGAGGTTCCCAGCGCTGAGAATGTCTAA